A single window of Acidimicrobiales bacterium DNA harbors:
- a CDS encoding alpha/beta hydrolase, which translates to MLLTHGAGSDSSHPTLVALEEGVELPVRRFDMPYRLEGRRVPDPPSRAVSWVFEQVGEFASELGVDTRRLIVGGRSYGGRMCSLAVADGLAVAGLVLLSYPLHSPGRPDRSRCDHFDRIAVPTLFVSGDADPFATPQELSEAAGTLAGTAEVVIVPGEHDPKESTTSVVQAVRRWLEHL; encoded by the coding sequence ATGCTCCTCACCCATGGGGCGGGTTCGGACTCCTCGCATCCGACCTTGGTCGCACTCGAGGAGGGTGTCGAGCTTCCGGTGCGTCGTTTCGACATGCCCTACCGGTTGGAGGGCCGGAGGGTCCCTGACCCCCCTTCACGGGCTGTGTCGTGGGTCTTCGAACAGGTGGGCGAGTTCGCGAGCGAGTTGGGAGTCGACACGCGCCGGCTGATCGTGGGAGGCCGCTCCTACGGAGGGCGGATGTGCTCGCTCGCGGTCGCCGACGGGCTCGCGGTGGCCGGGCTCGTTCTGCTCAGCTATCCACTCCATTCGCCGGGCCGGCCGGACAGGTCGCGTTGCGACCACTTCGACCGCATAGCGGTACCGACCCTGTTCGTCTCGGGAGACGCAGATCCGTTCGCGACCCCGCAGGAGCTCTCGGAGGCGGCGGGGACCTTGGCGGGAACTGCCGAAGTCGTGATCGTGCCAGGTGAGCACGACCCCAAGGAGAGCACCACCTCGGTGGTACAGGCCGTCAGGCGGTGGCTGGAGCACCTCTGA
- the glpX gene encoding fructose-1,6-bisphosphatase class 2, with translation MAESTRQAPDRNLALELVRVTEAAALAASRWMGRGDKEGADQAAVDAMRVVLAGVPMDGIIVIGEGEKDEAPMLYNGESVGSGSPPATDVAVDPIDGTTLTALGRGNAISVIAVSERGTMFNPGPCVYMEKIAVGPECAGKIDITRSATENLHAVAEAKGEKVQNVTAVILDRDRHRDLIAEVREARARIRLIPDGDVAGAISTAWPDSGADILFGIGGTPEGVIAAAALKCMGGEMQGRLWPRNDKERRAAEEAGYEVDKVLTHDDLVAGDNIFFAATGITDGELLKGVHYDHRGATTQSLVMRSKSGTVRLINARHRLDKLASFASIEFG, from the coding sequence ATGGCGGAGTCGACCAGGCAGGCACCCGACCGCAACCTCGCGCTCGAACTGGTACGTGTCACCGAGGCGGCCGCACTCGCGGCCTCCCGCTGGATGGGTAGAGGCGACAAGGAGGGCGCGGACCAGGCCGCCGTAGACGCCATGCGCGTAGTCCTGGCCGGTGTACCCATGGACGGGATCATCGTCATCGGCGAAGGGGAGAAGGACGAGGCACCGATGCTCTACAACGGCGAGTCGGTCGGCAGCGGCTCGCCTCCCGCCACGGACGTGGCGGTGGACCCGATCGACGGGACTACGCTCACCGCTCTCGGCCGAGGGAACGCCATCTCGGTGATAGCCGTGAGCGAGAGGGGCACCATGTTCAACCCCGGTCCCTGTGTCTACATGGAGAAGATCGCCGTCGGACCCGAGTGCGCAGGGAAGATCGACATCACCCGCTCGGCCACCGAGAACCTCCACGCCGTCGCGGAGGCCAAGGGAGAGAAGGTGCAGAACGTCACCGCCGTGATCCTCGACCGCGACCGTCACCGGGATCTCATAGCCGAGGTTCGAGAGGCCCGGGCGCGCATCCGCCTCATCCCCGACGGGGACGTGGCGGGAGCCATCTCGACTGCGTGGCCCGATTCGGGAGCGGACATCCTCTTCGGCATCGGTGGCACACCCGAGGGCGTCATCGCGGCGGCCGCGCTCAAGTGCATGGGCGGCGAGATGCAGGGGAGGCTCTGGCCCCGCAACGACAAGGAACGCCGTGCGGCCGAAGAGGCCGGCTACGAAGTCGACAAGGTCCTGACCCACGACGACCTGGTGGCGGGTGACAACATCTTCTTCGCTGCTACCGGCATCACGGACGGTGAGCTGTTGAAGGGTGTGCACTACGACCACCGTGGAGCCACCACGCAGTCGCTGGTAATGCGCTCGAAGTCGGGGACGGTGCGTCTCATCAACGCCCGCCACCGTCTCGACAAGCTCGCATCCTTCGCAAGTATCGAGTTCGGTTGA